The DNA window GGTGAATGACACGAAAGAAGGCTATGATTACCCTTCGGAAGTGCGGTACGACTTCTACCAGCACGACCACGATGCTTACAAGAAAGCGGCCGAGTTTCTTAATTCTAAGGATACGGACGTCGTTTGTCTGCAACACGAGTACGGCATTTTTGGCGGGCCTGCTGGCAGCTATATCCTGACGCTGTTGCGCAATCTGACCATGCCGGTCGTGACGACGTTTCATACCATCCTGAAGTCGCCCAATGAAGAGCAGATGCTGGTGCTGAAAAGCATCGCTGATCTATCGTCGCGGGTAATCTGCATGTCGGAGAAGGGCCGGGACTTTCTGATTAACATCTATGAAGTGCCAGCGGAGAAGATCGATCTGATTCCGCATGGTATTCCCGATATGTCGTTTGTAGACCCACATTTCTACAAAGATAAGTTTGGTATGGAGGGCAAGCAGACCCTGCTGACGTTTGGTCTGCTGTCGCCGAACAAGGGTATCGAGAACGTTATCCGCGCCTTACCCCGAATCGTGGAGAAATTTCCGAACGTGGTGTATATGGTGTTGGGCGCAACGCACCCCCACCTGATCCGGCACGAGGGCGAAGCGTACCGCGACAGTTTGAAAAAGCTGGCGGCCGATTGTGGTGTCCGCGACAATGTGCGGTTCTACAATCAGTTCGTAGAGATCGAAGATTTGCTGGAATACCTGGGGGCTGCTGACATTTATATCACACCCTATCTCAATCCGGCTCAAATCACGTCGGGTACACTGTCGTACGCATTTGGTTGCGGAAAAGCGGTAGTATCGACGCCGTACTGGCACGCAGAGGAGTTGTTGGCCGACGGCCGTGGAGTGCTGGTACCCTTCGGCGACGATAAGGCGATTGCCGACGAAATTATCAATCTACTGACCGACGAACCAGCCCGGCACAGTATGCGCAAAAAAGCATACATGATGGGCCGGAGCATGATCTGGGAGCATACTATTCAGGAATACGCCAACTCGTTCGCAAAAGCGCGTCGGGAACGGATGAGCACGATCAACAGCCAAACGCCGTACACGATGGGCGGCAACGGCAGTGCAGCGTTCAAGCTACCGGCTATTCGGCTTGACCACCTGTTCCGCCTGACCGATTCGACGGGTATTGTTCAGCACGCCCGCTATCACCTGCCATTCTACGAGGAAGGCTATTGCACCGACGATAACGCACGGGCACTGATCCTGACGATTATGTTGAAGGAAGACGGCATCGTCGACCGGAAGCTGTCGCAGGCGTCGGATAACTATTGCGCGTTCATCAACCACGCTTACTCGGAGGAGCATCGGCGGTTCCGCAACTTCATGAGCTACGACCGGCATTGGCTTGAAGAGGTTGGATCGGACGATAGCACCGGCCGGACAATCTGGGCACTGGGTGTTTGTATTGGTCGGGCAACCGAACTGAACGCGGTGACGTGGGCGATGAGTTTGCTGGAGAGTGTGTTGCCCAGCATCCGCCACATGACGTCGCCACGGGCATGGGCCTTTGCTCTGTTGGGTATTTACGAATACCAGAAGAAATTCAACGACGACCGGCTGGCCAAGAACATTCAACGGCAACTGCTGGACAAACTAATGTTCCGCTACACCGAAACGGCAACGGAGGATTGGCCTTGGTTTGAGAATATCCTTACCTACGATAACGCCGTACTGGCACACGCACTTATCCGCTCGGGCGATGAACGGCTGTCAGCGATAGGCTTGAACTCGCTGAAGTGGCTGATCGATATTCAGACGTCGGAGCGCGGGCACTTCC is part of the Spirosoma rhododendri genome and encodes:
- a CDS encoding glycosyltransferase family 4 protein, which gives rise to MNTTHTDPAVWNHNPQNVAFIGDYLPRQCGIATFTSDLYTSYDSFITDSNAIVVSVNDTKEGYDYPSEVRYDFYQHDHDAYKKAAEFLNSKDTDVVCLQHEYGIFGGPAGSYILTLLRNLTMPVVTTFHTILKSPNEEQMLVLKSIADLSSRVICMSEKGRDFLINIYEVPAEKIDLIPHGIPDMSFVDPHFYKDKFGMEGKQTLLTFGLLSPNKGIENVIRALPRIVEKFPNVVYMVLGATHPHLIRHEGEAYRDSLKKLAADCGVRDNVRFYNQFVEIEDLLEYLGAADIYITPYLNPAQITSGTLSYAFGCGKAVVSTPYWHAEELLADGRGVLVPFGDDKAIADEIINLLTDEPARHSMRKKAYMMGRSMIWEHTIQEYANSFAKARRERMSTINSQTPYTMGGNGSAAFKLPAIRLDHLFRLTDSTGIVQHARYHLPFYEEGYCTDDNARALILTIMLKEDGIVDRKLSQASDNYCAFINHAYSEEHRRFRNFMSYDRHWLEEVGSDDSTGRTIWALGVCIGRATELNAVTWAMSLLESVLPSIRHMTSPRAWAFALLGIYEYQKKFNDDRLAKNIQRQLLDKLMFRYTETATEDWPWFENILTYDNAVLAHALIRSGDERLSAIGLNSLKWLIDIQTSERGHFQPIGSNGFYEKGKSRAYFDQQPLEAQSVVSACLSAALVTGDDEWHRTAIRVFKWFTGLNDLGLPLYDQQTGGCRDGLHIDRVNKNQGAESTLSYLMALTDLYTAQKQRTATKSVKMGLPALTNA